The Culex quinquefasciatus strain JHB chromosome 2, VPISU_Cqui_1.0_pri_paternal, whole genome shotgun sequence genome contains the following window.
NNNNNNNNNNNNNNNNNNNNNNNNNNNNNNNNNNNNNNNNNNNNNNNNNNNNNNNNNNNNNNNNNNNNNNNNNNNNNNNNNNNNNNNNNNNNNNNNNNNNNNNNNNNNNNNNNNNNNNNNNNNNNNNNNNNNNNNNNNNNNNNNNNNNNNNNNNNNNNNNNNNNNNNNNNNNNNNNNNNNNNNNNNNNNNNNNNNNNNNNNNNNNNNNNNNNNNNNNNNNNNNNNNNNNNNNNNNNNNNNNNNNNNNNNNNNNNNNNNNNNNNNNNNNNNNNNNNNNNNNNNNNNNNNNNNNNNNNNNNNNNNNNNNNNNNNNNNNNNNNNNNNNNNNNNNNNNNNNNNNNNNNNNNNNNNNNNNNNNNNNNNNNNNNNNNNNNNNNNNNNNNNNNNNNNNNNNNNNNNNNNNNNNNNNNNNNNNNNNNNNNNNNNNNNNNNNNNNNNNNNNNNNNNNNNNNNNNNNNNNNNNNNNNNNNNNNNNNNNNNNNNNNNNNNNNNNNNNNNNNNNNNNNNNNNNNNNNNNNNNNNNNNNNNNNNNNNNNNNNNNNNNNNNNNNNNNNNNNNNNNNNNNNNNNNNNNNNNNNNNNNNNNNNNNNNNNNNNNNNNNNNNNNNNNNNNNNNNNNNNNNNNNNNNNNNNNNNNNNNNNNNNNNNNNNNNNNNNNNNNNNNNNNNNNNNNNNNNNNNNNNNNNNNNNNNNNNNNNNNNNNNNNNNNNNNNNNNNNNNNNNNNNNNNNNNNNNNNNNNNNNNNNNNNNNNNNNNNNNNNNNNNNNNNNNNNNNNNNNNNNNNNNNNNNNNNNNNNNNNNNNNNNNNNNNNNNNNNNNNNNNNNNNNNNNNNNNNNNNNNNNNNNNNNNNNNNNNNNNNNNNNNNNNNNNNNNNNNNNNNNNNNNNNNNNNNNNNNNNNNNNNNNNNNNNNNNNNNNNNNNNNNNNNNNNNNNNNNNNNNNNNNNNNNNNNNNNNNNNNNNNNNNNNNNNNNNNNNNNNNNNNNNNNNNNNNNNNNNNNNNNNNNNNNNNNNNNNNNNNNNNNNNNNNNNNNNNNNNNNNNNNNNNNNNNNNNNNNNNNNNNNNNNNNNNNNNNNNNNNNNNNNNNNNNNNNNNNNNNNNNNNNNNNNNNNNNNNNNNNNNNNNNNNNNNNNNNNNNNNNNNNNNNNNNNNNNNNNNNNNNNNNNNNNNNNNNNNNNNNNNNNNNNNNNNNNNNNNNNNNNNNNNNNNNNNNNNNNNNNNNNNNNNNNNNNNNNNNNNNNNNNNNNNNNNNNNNNNNNNNNNNNNNNNNNNNNNNNNNNNNNNNNNNNNNNNNNNNNNNNNNNNNNNNNNNNNNNNNNNNNNNNNNNNNNNNNNNNNNNNNNNNNNNNNNNNNNNNNNNNNNNNNNNNNNNNNNNNNNNNNNNNNNNNNNNNNNNNNNNNNNNNNNNNNNNNNNNNNNNNNNNNNNNNNNNNNNNNNNNNNNNNNNNNNNNNNNNNNNNNNNNNNNNNNNNNNNNNNNNNNNNNNNNNNNNNNNNNNNNNNNNNNNNNNNNNNNNNNNNNNNNNNNNNNNNNNNNNNNNNNNNNNNNNNNNNNNNNNNNNNNNNNNNNNNNNNNNNNNNNNNNNNNNNNNNNNNNNNNNNNNNNNNNNNNNNNNNNNNNNNNNNNNNNNNNNNNNNNNNNNNNNNNNNNNNNNNNNNNNNNNNNNNNNNNNNNNNNNNNNNNNNNNNNNNNNNNNNNNNNNNNNNNNNNNNNNNNAAAAAGGTACCAAAAAAACATCGTCGTGAGTAGtgaaccgggaaaaaaccgggaaattgaaaatcgaaatctggtggccaccctgcatGCAACCCACCGTTAGATgcgtaatcaaaaaacctatcaaaagtatCGAAGATCTGATGACCCTATGAAATGTTACTtaagaatcaagatttgaatgtttttctaaaacaaacatggccgccaaatggccgattgggggatgatgcctttcagagccttaagTGTTAATAATacacgaaaaaacgaaaaagtgaccatccACCGGAGGTTCAGTGTATTTTGAAGTATATTGTCTAAGTATGttgttaagtttaatttttttgtctaaaattgtcatttgtttgaatttcttgttcgattttttggaattttattcGATGGTTAATGTTAACTATCCAAACATTATTCGATTTGCAATATTTCTATTTGAGGTTATttaaaagtcgggaattcgaaaATGGtatttgagtggccaccctgccaaaaacatcccaataagttgttgaGTAGCCTTCGATACTCACTGAAACCGTCTGGCTAGGATTCGTTGTCAAAAtcgacataaattttgaaaaatatttgcaacggcctactGGAGATGAAAAATCTGTGATCTCTCCAAACATCCTTCTTCTCattggccaggcctactgcgtaaagttaaccacAAAGACGATTCGTTGTAATGGATTGAGATTGAGCCCGAATATTATAACAAGAACACACTTTTCTGAATCTACAGTGGTTGGGAACGTGAAGATCTTCCGCTCACTTTCCATTTGTTCAGAACAAAAGatagtatttttgaattttgtcttACGAttaatatttaaagttttttattttatttttttttattttaatttgatatttgatAGTCAAGTGTGGTCATTTTTCGATCTTTCATTCCATTCTGTAATTGCATTGAGTATTGTGTGTCACTTGCCACATGATTTTAGTACCCATTTTGACTAGAATAATTAGCAATAAGCATCATCTATGGtgttgtttttcatgttttctgtGTTCGTTTGTTAGTTTAGCTCCATAATAACGCACACCCACATTTTTGTCGTTGCTGTTGTTGGTTGTAACTAAAACGAGGGTTTTATCACTCTCTCTCTCCCATTGTGTCTTCTCCTCTGTTTTCATTCGCAGAACGGTCGACAGCTGAAAAGCCCTTTAAATTCCGACGGCTTAGCTAACTTGAAACAGATTCCACCCCAAGCAAGTCCGCCACATCACAAGGGCTATGCAACGACAACGGTCAGTTCGAGTTTTCCTTCCTTTTAACTTTTTCGGCTCAaatctctctcactctctctttctcttgtcCTAGTTTGCATGAAATGTGTTGTGATTTGTCGTGGGACGAGTTGTTAACTGAGTTGTTATTTCTTTCGCAGTGGGAACTCCAGAACCAGCTgatgcagcaacagcaacagcagcagcaaaatcAGCAACAAAACGCCCAACAACAGCAGAACCAGCAGCAGCCTaacccgcagcagcagcagcacccgcaacagcagcagcaaccggGTGCCAACCGGAACATGATGCCGccgaaccagcagcagcagcaacagcccgGAGCAGGCCGGTATCCGGCGCCGATTCAGCGACCGACCAACTACTCGCAGCCGCCGGTTCCGGGAATGCACCAGCAGCGGCCAATGCGCCAATCGAACCACCAGCAGCCCGGCGGTGGCCAACCCGGCCAACCCCCGAACATGGCCCAGGTCATGGGCGGCGGAGGTGGCGGCGGAAATCCGAACAAGCACTACTACGGCGGCCAAGGTGGTGGAAATCGAGGTGAGTAGACGACAGCAACCGGTCGGTTCTCTCCCTCCTCACTCCACTCCACACTCGATCACaatatcaatcaatcaatcatccTCTGCGAGTTGCGTGCGAAAACACGGTCCCCCGGACACCGTAACGATGGTACTACCGCtttgttgattttttctaaCTGTTTTATCATTCTTTCTTTCTTGTTAGCGTAAGCAGACTCTCGAGGGAGGAACTCAAGTGACTACTGAATTTTTAGCTTCTCATTACTTTTTGATGGCCCCATTTTAATACTGTTACGTAAAATCCACTGTTTATAACTGTAGTTTGCCTTTTCTGCACTTCTTTGTTACGTTTCTATTTCATGTTCcttcttttttgaaattttgtaaactgTTTTCCTATTGGTCGTTAGTACCCTAAAACTTTTTGTTTGTgactcctggaaaaaataagCAAGATTTAAGTAATTGTCAGAAAATGGCAGTCTAACTTTATACACAGGATGACAACTTGGCCCATAAGCgaaaacagaaagaattggagtacatatttgagACAGCGAGAATCAATGGTTACAGCAAAACAACTATCCAAACAATCATCGACAAGAAGGAACAAAAATTCCATAAAACATCACTCACAACCCTGGTCAGCACTTCTCGGATATAATCGACGTCAGAGCCTACCGcggcgcggacatcgactcggaaaattacctggtggtggcaaagctgcgccaacgcctgtccgaagtcaacaagatccggtaccgtcgcccgcagcggtataatctGGAGTGACTCAAGGACCACGAGGTCGCTACTCcgtacgcgcgggaactcgaagctgcgttgcctgtcgagggtgagcttgccgaagccgctctggaggcctgctggagccatatggaagcagccatcaatgcaaaaccgagttcgacggaacggctggttcgacgaggaatgttAGGCGATTTTGGACTGGAAGAAAGCAGCGTGGGACAAAGAgacgtacaaacagttgcgaagacagcaaacccatctcttccgggataagaagcgccgcttggaagagttggagtgccaggacatggaacagctgtatcgctccaacgaaacccgcaagttctacaagaaactcagtcaatcccgGAACGGCTTCATGCCACGAGTCGAAATGTGGCGAACACCTGGACGGCACAGAGGCGGTGTACCAAGGCGACGGGGGAAGCGCTGGACGGTGGAGAAGAGCCACGATGAGGGAAGGTAAGGATGCCATCATGGAGCTGACGAACAACAAAGCAGGGGGGatacagaacagctaccggaggagtggaaagagggagtttTATGCCCGATCTAccagaagggggacaagttggaatgtgagaactatcgagctaTCACCATTCTCAACGCGGCCGACAAAGTGCTGCCTCAGATCATCTTCAGTCGTCTGTCGGATTGAACAGAGGATTTTGTAGCCGGACGTGCGGAATATGCGCAGCGCCGACATTGCACCCAACCACCACCTCGTTGTCGGCGGAAAACGACTACGGTCCGGCAAGAGGAGAAAGTTGCTTGTAGGTTAAACGTGCAACGTCTGAGGCATCCCGAAATACGCAGGGCTTTTGTCGGTGAGCTCCAGGCTCGAGCCTCGGAGGTTTCGGACAGCACTGTTGAAGAGGAGTGGCAGTTCATCAAGGACAAAGGTGACGGAGACACGTACACGCCAATCTTACGCCGAACTGGAAAAGGCTGTAAAGCGCTCTTGCAGGTGGGTAAAGAGAGTCTGGACGGATTCCCTTGCCTACGAGGGAGAGAATGCTGCTAACAAAGGCGACATGAGCCTCCTATATGACATTTCGCGACGTTGGTGTGGTGCCAGGATGAATACGCGCATACTGGTGAAAGACAGGAGCGGTCAGCTGATTACCGATCCAGCTGATCAGCTTAAACGATGGTTCGAGCATTTTGAGCAGCTGCTACAAATCTCGCATCTTGGACGTGGATGCCCGCAGTACCATCCGCAAAATGTGAGGCGGATCAACCGGGCGAACTTAAGTCCACCTACGCTCAGGGAGATTGAGGAAGCCGTGAAATGTATGAAGTCTGGAGAAGCGCTAGGAATAGATCGGGTCTCTGCAGAAATCGGATGCTGCATCGGCTTTTCAGCAAAATCTGGGACACCGCGACTTTTCCGGTCGACTGGGACAACTGACGTGGCATCACGCTGCTGTGCATAGCTCTGAAAGTCCTATGCAAAGTGATCTTATGCAAGATCAAATCGAAGATCGACGAATCTCTTCGACGGCAGCAAGCAGGGTTCCGCAGTGACCGATCATGCGTGGATCACATAGTGACACTCTGTGTCATCTTCAAACAGGTCAACTCATTCCAGGATTCTCTCCATCTGGCCTTCGTTGATTATGAAAAAGCGTTTGAACGTCTCCACCACGAAAACCTGTGGAAAGCTCTTGGACGCAAGGGTGTTCCAATGGAGAGGATCATCAACCTCATCAAGGCGCAGTACGGCCGGTCACCTTCCCTGGCGTACAAAATACACCAtatacgaaacgctgataagaccggtcgttctctacCGGAACGAGACGTGGTTGATGCTTGAGGAGAGCCTGCAAGCgcttgaaattttcaaacggtgcgtaggacgatctttggcggcgtacgTGAGAACATTTTATGGAGGTGAACGACAAACTGGCTTAACTCTACGGCAAACACGCCAACCGAATTAGACAaccaatccggtgaagttgttGTTCAATTCGGTACACGATAGAACGCGACGGAGGGGCGCCACGTCAAAACTGGTTGAACTGAGTGGAGTAAGATCTGGAATGTGTGGGAATTCAACAGCGGAATTTGACAATAAGAGGCTAGGAACGAGTCCAGTgacagtaaaagtaaagtaatgtAAGCTGAGATAACCGTTTTGCAGTCACTAACAAGCTAGCAGGACTGGTTCAGCCAGAATCCTGCTGGAATAGTTCGAAAACTCCTGCCAGAGCTGGAAATGATAGAACCCTGCCAGTATGCCCTTGACCATTTGAGCTGCTGTAGACATGGCCTACTACACGTTGCAAAGTTTGAAGACGACATACCATCCAAGCAACGGTGCTTAGGGAAGGTTTTTAATCACTGtttctttaaaataatgttttcattcTTCAGTTTATCAGTCGTTCATTATGCTTGCATTTTTCCAAGTCACTTGAATTCCGAGAGAGTCACGTTTCTTTAGTAGAGCTAGGTTTAACAATACGAAGTTGTTCTATTTCTCAAGTTCTAAACAATTGGCTATTTCTGCTTTTGCATCTTCCAGGCGGTCACGTGAACGTAATGAACGATCAGAACATGGGCGGCGGCGGTAAACCCGGTAGCAATGACAAAGTCGTACTAGATGATGCGGGCAAGGATCACGATTCCAAGAAGAAGTAAAGTgtaaagaagaagaagcggTAATAAATTGTCAAGTGAACACAAAAGAAAGAAAACATGGAGTTACTTACAGAGAAAGAGACTGTTCACGCCCAGGTTCACTCATTTTTGACGATCATGTAGAAACACTTTCAGACAACACTGTAGATTATGTAACACCACACACACTATCTCAGTAGCCCTTCGTGTACCTTTATGTTCAATGTTTGTAGTCGTTTCAGAACACGAAGTGGTTTGTCTTTTGTAGTGTTTTGTAGACTTCCCGGTCGCAAAGAACTTGACGAGCTTAGAACTAGACTAGACACTTCCCACAAAAACACTTCTGACCAGATGGTCGACTGGGACAGTCACCCCTCCTCAGGGGCCAAGTTAAGTAGAGAATAAACCGTACTAGACACAGTAATTGCTGTACTTTTCCAACTAATAAAGTCGTCCCAAGTTATCGCGCGTTTTTACTTACCGGATCACAAGTTTCACCCCCGACACACAGGACCACATCCGCTACGATGTGCGTCAACATTTTGGTCCGATCGAACCGGATTGTGTGTCGGGAACCGCGAAGTCGAAGGACAAATCCGCCGGTAAAGAAGTCCGCGATGGCGCCGCGTATCAAGTTCCGTTCAGTGAAAATGGCCCGAGCGCCATTCCTACCGCTACGGTACCGTACCCAAACGGAGAAGTCCCGTCCGCTTCTCACCTGTAAAGAAGAAAGCTGAAACGCAAACCGCAGTGCTAGCATGAAAGAACTTCCTGAGTGTGCATCCAAAATCCCGCGTCGAAAAGTGCATCAGAAGTGCACCAAGTCCGTCGGAAGGATTCGCCATCTTCCGACTCTGCAGAGTATTCTGTCCACAAGATCCGCCATCCTGTCCTGATGACCACGTAGCACGATTCCGCCATCGTGATACGACCACTAGAAGAATCACTCCGCCGTGAACTTGACCGCGAAACCGTCCAAACCGTTGAAAAAACTCCGAACAAAACCGAGATGAAAAGTGCACCGCGAACAGTCAGAAggtgaaaaacaaaacaaaacgagAACTGTCAGTGCGTTACAACTTTTCGAAGTCGCGTAAAGAAGGTGTGCTAGTTTCCGTCTGTAGTGCCTCCGCAAAGGTCTGCAGAAAAACTCGTGACGTGAACGTTGTGCGTTACGAGAATGATACGCGGAAAATCGTGATGGTCGCGGACGCCATTTCTCCGGAAAGAAAATGGCACCGCTCAAGAAGAAAATGTCGGTCAAACGTCGACCGGCACACGAGAGTTTCGCACGAACAAACATGTGAAGAAGTCTGCGCCAACCCATGCAGcaacaatgttttcgaaatcgcATCAACCTCGCGAACCTACCCGTTTCTACGAACCTTGCTTTCGGAGAGAAAAGTGAGACGCGAGAAGTGAGCAAAAATACGTGAGAgaggcaaaaaggtaaacaaacctcGTCGGTTCGCGGGTGCAGTCCGATGGAAGTTTGGTTCGATCGTCGGTGCAAAATCGGTTTGCCAGTGTCGCGAGTGCATTTTGATTCATTGAAGAAGTGCAATCGCAAGAACGGGCCGAAGCCCAGCGCAACGTGTTGTCCAATGCGACCAGAGCTGAAGAACCGCGCTCAAGTGCTAGTGTTCTGTTGGTGAACACTAGGTGCACACACATCGCTACGTGCAGCTCACGACAGCAGGGAAGCTGTGAGATGCATCCGATCATCAGCAGAAAAGTTCAGAGGCGTCGCAGGGGCGCCTATTCTTTGGGCTTGTGGTCCGGTTTCGGACGATCGACTCAGCACGCAATACGTTGAAGGCAGGATCCAGCTCTAAAGCCTGAGGGGCGGCGCGTTCGTGGTCGGACGGGCCAGAACAGCCCCCCACCACCATCCTGAGAtaagtatttttcaattatgCAGTTTGACCAGTGATTTAGTCGCTTCAAACCCTCAGGATCGGTGTGCTGGACTGCTCAACATCTTCACACAAAGTGCAATCACCACGACTTGCACAAACGCATCGCAGCCATCCTAGACTGAGAACGCCAACAGCTTTGGTCGGCCAGCCGGTCGACGACCAGTAAGTACTGGGCAGCGCCACGAGCTGCCATCTCGCACCTCGCAGTCGGACGGACTGGAGGTCACCACACTCTCCGCAGTCGGACGGACTGCCGGAGACCTTTCACGCCGAGAACCAACCCTGCCATCGGACGCGGCGAGCGTTTCCCCAAGAAGTGGCTCACTCGGAGCGCCGGGAGCCAACCAACCCTGCTGTCGGACGCAGCGCGCGTCCCCGAAGAAGAAGAGGCTGCCTCGGAACGCCGAGCGCGAGCATCCCAGTTTCCTGCGCAAGTAAGGCCAGCGCACCATGGCGCTGGAAGTCAAGTTGGTTCGTGGCGGGTAGAACCGATCTACCGCGTCGTTCAACATCCCCCATCGACGTCACCAACCCACGGTCTGTTCGCCAAGAGCAGAATCTCCTCCAACACCGGTTGGAATCCCGGCCATGCTGAAGTGTACAGCAGCATCGGTCCGGCCGTCTTCGGCCACCTTCCTCTCTGGGCTCGCGGAGATGGATTGAAGTCACGAGCAAACGGGTGACGTCATGGTCAACGGGGACACCTGGTCCCACAATCCGGCCACATCATGGTGGCACCTTCCAAGGCCTCCACGGAGGCAACCTACGGCCACACAGCTGGCACACTCAAGCCCTCACTGGAGGCACCAAGATCCACACACGGTGGAACCCAAGTCGGCCACAACGGTGGCACACGCACACGCACAAGCAGGAAACAGCAGCAGTTCATGGCGGGCGGCACCAAGGCCGCTGACACTTCCAAGGGCGGCGCAGAGGCCGCAAACCACCACACCACGGTAACGAAGCTGCACAACCGGTGCAGCACACGGCGGGCGGCGCGCAAGCCGCAGTACATCCAAACACTCACATACAGTCCACGCACACAAGGGCAGCACAGTCGCTGCACTCTCAAGTGGCGCCACAGCCACGACGAGCGGCGACAGGCCGCACTTTTACTTCCACGGCGGGCGGCGCAAGTGCCGCTGACACCAGCTCACCCGAGCAACGACGGCGACGGTGACACGATCGTCGCATGACCGCAACACGGCGGTCCCCGAGCGGCGCGCAAGCCGCAGAAACACTACGCTTACCCCTATGTTAGGGCGGTGCACGAGGCACCAAATCAGCACCAGTTCAGCGAGCCAAATGCTGAAAGCGGAGTTCCAGCACCGAGGCATTTGGGGGTGGCGCGTTTCGTGGTCGGACGGGCCAGAACAGCCACCCCGCCACTTCCCCAAGATAAGTACCTGTTGACTATTGTTTACGCAGTAGCTCAATCAGCTTCCCTCACAGGTCCTGCTGGAACATCTCTGGAATGCCAGTCATTGGCATCGTACGCGGTCGACGTGGTCGACACTTCCTGACGTCAACACAACCGATGCTCATCGTCATCTCCACGACCTGCAGCAGTGGCCAATGCTGCACGAGTCGTCACACGATTGTCGGGGTAGACGTACCCTTGTCAGCCGTCTCCAGAATCAGCAAGTTCGAGAAGCGTGACGTCAGCGATGGAATCTCCACACCAAGTCTGCTCAACGAGGAGCGGAACCGGTGGCAACGCGCCCACCAACAACATCGTCTTCGACCGCGCCTATTTGGCGGCGGTGTTTTCAACGGTCGCTTCATCGCAGTGTGGTAGCGACATCCCACGGCCGCGCCAGCGCAAGGCGCGCGGCGTCTTCGGCAAGTGAGCGAATCGATCGCTCTTGCCACAGTCTACGGCAATCGAGGACACAGCAACAAGGCACGAGGAGTGGCGCGTTCGTGGTCGGACGGGCCAGAACTGCCGCTCCACCCCCGCACCAAGTTAAGTACCAACACATTCATCCTTCCGTACAAAAGCTCAGCGCTTTCCACCCTCTCAGGTTGCTGTCATCCCTCGATTCGGCCCATCGTCAACAACAAGCAGCAGAACATCGTCGGCGTGAACCCAGTCAACAGCCCAACGCAATCAACATAATACCAGAcgaagaaatttaaaagaaactgTGATAGTAGGTTAAGAAAAGTAGGGCTGTTAGGACTTAATTTTGTTGAAAGCCTTCGGCCTTTCAAGGCGGGCGGTATGTTCACGCCCAGGTTCACTCATTTTTGACGATCATGTAGAAACACTTTCAGACAACACTGTAGATTATGTAACACCACACACACTATCTCAGTAGCCCTTCGTGTACCTTTATGTTCAATGTTTGTAGTCGTTTCAGAACACGAAGTGGTTTGTCTTTTGTAGTGTTTTGTAGACTTCCCGGTCGCAAAGAACTTGACGAGCTTAGAACTAGACTAGACACTTCCCACAAAAACACTTCTGACCAGATGGTCGACTGGGACAGTCACCCCTCCTCAGGGGCCAAGTTAAGTAGAAGAGAATAAACCGTACTAGACACAGTAATTGCTGTACTTTTCCAACTAATAAAGTCGTCCCAAGTTATCGCGCGTTTTTACTTACCGGATCACAAGTTTCACCCCCGACACACAGGACCACATCCGCTACGATGTGCGTCAACAGAGACAAAATGCACATTTCAACtatgaaaaggaaaaaaacgaaggcaaggaaaaaaaacaaaacattgtagTCTATCGCAAATTATGTATTAttggtaaacaaaacaaaaacaaacatatttattaattaaaataGTTGATgggacaaaacaaaacaaaaaaacactgatACTTCATATGATGACGGGGAGGTAAACTTGTGGATGGAAGTGGAAGAAAAACATTTGCTGACAGAAAAAATATCACCGTAATATCGACGTAAAATATAACcttaaacaaacacacacagcaacaacaaacaaacattcACGCGTTACATTTGTAAGAATGGAGGAGGAGAAAAAGTAAAAGGCAAACGCAGCTTTGAAGCGCCCTCTTTATAATCAGTGAAATGAATCGGTTTGACTGAGCTTCACTCTAAACAATGgctaacaaaacaaataaaaaatcgacTTTGAATGATTTTCGGACTTACTTAGGCGAGATTGCTTGATTGTTTGATTGATTGAGAGGTAGAAAGGGAGAGAATGTGGTGGTATTTTTTCTTCTCGCTAGATTCGTTTTCGCCTGAGTTGCTCTTCTGTGCAAAAGAAGGTGAAAATTTCGGTTCCTTCTATTTTTTGGAagacacacacccacacagcCCTAACTAGACACTTTACCCTAGCCGGAATAAGGAAGCAAGCAAATATGCGTAACCTACCCCTAAACTAACCGCCCAACCAAAACCACACAATTTAACCGTGTTTATCGTCAATGCTAAAATGTTGAGAGAAAGGAAAGCTACAAAATGTGGAGGGAAATTCTGCGAAGAAGGTGGAATCCAAGGAACAGGGATTTTCGAATGATACAGAACTTGAAatcaaataattgaataaaacaagtaaaacaaacaaacataaatGAGCAAACAGTGGAGGAGAAAAGTGTGTCTACTCATGAAGACTACTCTAGCTTAATACAGTt
Protein-coding sequences here:
- the LOC6046932 gene encoding neurogenic protein mastermind; the protein is MQQQQQQQQNQQQNAQQQQNQQQPNPQQQQHPQQQQQPGANRNMMPPNQQQQQQPGAGRYPAPIQRPTNYSQPPVPGMHQQRPMRQSNHQQPGGGQPGQPPNMAQVMGGGGGGGNPNKHYYGGQGGGNRGGHVNVMNDQNMGGGGKPGSNDKVVLDDAGKDHDSKKK